The Psychrobacillus sp. FSL K6-2836 nucleotide sequence GGGTATGATGACAGGAATGATTATTGCTGGAGCAGATCCAGTAGAAGCGGTTCGCTATCAAATATTAATCATTTTTGTATTTACTAGCTCCTCTGCCATTACGAGTATGATGCTTAGTGTACTTTGTTATAAAAAACTATTTACGAAGGATCTACAATTGAAGGATTGGAGATCCAACTGAGCAACAGTTTCGCAAGATAAATCATGACCAATCAGAACACTAGGAATGCCAAGACCTCCCATTATTTATTTGTTTTTTTAGTAATTTCACTTCATTGGTTAAATAATCAATCTGTTTTTGCATATTTTTATTATTATTTTGTTCTTGTTTTTCTTCTTTCAAAGATTGAACTGCTGCGATAGCAGATATTGCATCTCCCAGCGTAGCTAATAATGCACCCCATACAGCAAGCTCTAGCGTACTTATTCCATTGGAATCTTGATCTTTTTGATCATTGTTGTTTTCATTATTTGTCATTCAGATTACCTCCAATACTAAAAAGTACATATTGAGTAGAAAGATTCTGGAAATCTTCCATTAAATACACACTCCTTTGGCTATGCCTTATTGTATGAACAGAATAATGTGCTCTAGAACAAAGCTTAAGGTGACTTCAAAGGAAAATAGAAGTGACTGACAATATGGAATAATTTATTCCATAGGAAAAATTATTCAAATTAAGTTTGGGTTTTCTACAGAAGATGTAAGTGGATAGTTGAATAAGAAATAGTTAGGTTTACAAAGGAGGAAGTTACTATGTCAAAATGGAACAGAGAGATGATTGAGACTTCTCGTGGACGCTTTGAGGTTTTTGTAAAAGGGGAGGGTGAACCTATTTGTATAACTCATCACTATTCGGAGTTTAATGAGTCTGGGGACTACTTTGCCGAAACATTTACAGACATTGGTAAAGTTTTTTTAGTTAACTTAAAGGATTCGGGAAGTTCAGATAAAGCAGAGCATGGCTATGAATTAAGTATGATTGACGCAGTGCTTGACCTTGAAGAAATCCGAAAAGTGAAGGGTTTTCCATCATGGACATTTGCAGGACATTCTACAGGTGGAATGATTGGGGTGCTATATGGTATTCATTTTTCATCCTTTTTAAAATCTCTTTTTCTTGTTGGTTCTTCTGCAAGAGAATATAGCTCATCATCAAGTAAGTGTATATATAATGAGGGACATCCGAATTTTAAAAGGATGCAAGAATTGCTGGAACTTTTAAAACTTCCAAGCCTAGAAGAAGATGAGCGGAATAGGTTGGCTAAAGAAAGAACTCAATTATCTTTATTCAAACCTGAAAATTATGACTTATATTTTTCAGATAATATTATGAAAAAAGTGTCTGCCAATAGACTAAATTTTTTTAGTAGGGAGCAACTAATTTTTGATGTTACTCGCCAACTATCATCGGTTAAAACAAGAACTATCATTCTATGCGGCAGGCATGATGCTCAATGTCCTGTGGATTTTTCAATAGAAATGAATGAGTTAATTTCGGATGCATCACTACATATTTTTGAACAAAGTAATCATTATCCATTCTTAGAAGAAGAGTTCGAATTTAAGCGAGTTTTAAAAAGCGTATATTAAAAGCAAAACGATTTTTCGTTTTGCTTCAGACTGTAGACAAACTCGAGAAATTTAGAGTTTATCTACAGTCTTTTTTCTTTTAAAATAGAATTAGTATTTTTCGAATTAGGGTTAGTTGATTTTCGTTTCGGCGGACGCTTTCCGCGGGCCCGGCTCAAGCCTCCTCGTCGCAAGCTCCTGCGGGGTCTCGAGACTCGGGCTGTTCCCGCAGGAGTCGCCGCCTACACTACAACCAACTACTTTCTAAATAAACATTGAGGTGAATGGATATGATGACTAAAAATCAAAACGTTGAACGCGATCAAATAGAGATGATTACGATTGATGAACTTGTACCACAAGATCATCTTGTACGAAAGCTTGAAGCTACCATAGATTTTTCATTCATATATCCATTAGTCGAACCTCTGTATTCTACCTTCGGTAGACCAAGTATTGACCCGGTTGTTCTATTTAAAATGACTTTTGTTCAGTACGTATTAGGAATTCGTTCAATGCGTCAAACCATAAAGGAAATTGAGACGAATGTGGCATATCGTTGGTTTTTAGGGTTCCATACAGAAGTACCACACTTTTTAACTTTCGGTAAAAACTATGTTCGCCGTTTCCAAGGCCTTTGCAGGATGGAGGAAAATAATTGAATACTAATCAAAAGGCTCTTGAACTATTTGAACAAAATGAATATGAAAAGGCATTAGAACTTTTTCGACATGCAGCAAAGGAATCAAGAAATATTCAATCATTAAATAATCTAGCTTGGATGTATAGTTACGAGGTAGAAGATGATAACAAAGCTCTTGTACTAGTTAAAGAAGTAATACAAATGCAACCTTTGTCTTATTTTCCGTATAGCTTATTAGGGGAAATTTACCTTAGACAAAAAAAGTGGAAACTTTCATCGGATGCACTTTCAAAGTCTATTTCCATTCAACCATCCAAGGAAGCTTATCAAAATTTAGCAGTCGCAAAATATTATTTAGAAGAATTAGAGGAGGCATCTGTTAATTTCTTGCGTGCTGCAGGAAATTCGGATGTTGTTATGTTCTATCATGTTAAATGTTTAATTGAGCTTGAAAAGAAATCGGAAGCAAAAGAAAAACTAGATGCTTTTTATGAAGAAGCAGATGACTTCATAGGAGAGGTTGCGGTTGCTGATCTGTATGTTGAATTGGGTTGCTTTAACGAAGCGATTCAATGGTTTGAAAAAGGGTGGAAAGAATACTGGAAAACCCCTGATTGGATTAGCAGATTTGTCTACGCTCTATTTCAAACAGAAGATATTACCCGCATCAATGAAGTAATAGAAGAATCTATTCTACAAAAAGATGAAGAGATCAAATCTGCTCATGAAGAAGAATGTGATGAAAATTGGACAGAAAGCGATAAAGAAGAACATATTAATCAATTACTTGAAGAAAAGAACGAATATGAGTATATGGTTGACCGAATTTCTTCTGGACATATCCCCTTAATAGAGTTTGAGCCTGAAATTACTGGAGCATGTTATCTATTTGGATGTAAGCGACATAACCATCCAGATTATCAAGAATAAGTATAGGTTAGTTCAATTCTGTCGATAAACCAAAGAATAAAGTGATGCTTATCACTGCTGATAAAAAATACTTGTATTAAACTAAGGAGTATAAAATTTAGTCGAGTAAGATTGGACTATTCTCGACTAGGTGAGGAGAAGTGTGCAGATGAAAAAATCGAATTTACCTATTGTTTATTCTTGTTCTGGATGTTCCTCAGCAGCTCAGACAGCTAACTTAATCGCTCTAAAGATGGATCGCGAGAATATCGCAGAAATGTCTTGTATTGCTGGTGTTGGTGGAGATGTTAAACCGCTTGTTCGGACTGCAAAATCAGGAAGAGAAATTATTGCTATAGATGGCTGTCCACTAGCTTGTTGCAAGCATTCTCTTGCTAGACATGATGTTCAGCCAAGTCATCATTTTTTGCTGTCCGACTTTAATGTTCCTAAAAAGTTAGGAGTAGATCCAGATCCAAACCTGTTTTTAAATGCTTACGATAAAATCTTAGAGCTTTCTAACTAATGATTACCTGGTTTCTTTTTATCTATGACTCTTTTTATATCTTCATGTTGATTTTTTTAGTCGTGCTTGCGGTTGGGAACTTTGCACATACTTCTTATATAATGAGGGGAGAATTATGTAAGAAAGGATTTACTCTATTATGCAATTAACTATAACATTTGTCGTTTTGGGGATAAGTATTGTTTTATTTATTAGTAACCGGGTGCGTGCGGATCTTGTAGCGATACTTGCGTTACTGGCTTTTGTTATTTCAGGTGTGTTAGAGCCGACAGAGGCACTCGTTGGTTTTTCTAATTCGGTCGTCATTATGATTGCAGGACTATTTGTTGTAGGTGCGGGGATTGTTCGAACAGGTCTTGCACAGTCTGCAGGGAATTTATTGTTAAAATGGTCAGGGAAAAGCGAGAAAAAATTATTTGTTTTGTTACTTATCATTACAGGTAGTGTTGGCTCATTTATGAGTAATACAGGGGTAGTTGCTTTAATGCTACCAATTGTGATTAGCATTGCCATCAGTATTAATAGTAGCCCGTCTAAATATTTGATACCCCTATCTTATATTAGTAGCTTATCGGGTCTGATGACGCTAATTGCAACTCCGGCCAATCTTATTGTTAGCCAGGTCCTTGTAGATAATGGTTTTGAGAAACTTAGTTTTTTTGAAATTACTCCACTTGGAATCATTGGAATAACTACAGGTATTTTATATTTTCTATTTGTTAGAAAATATGTACTGCCAGATGATAAAAGAAAAAACAATGCTGGTGAAGGGCATAAGTTATCCCCGAAACAACTGGCAGCAGATTATGAGTTAGGTGGTAACTTGCATCGCATTCGTGTAGTAGAAGAATCCTCAATTATTGGAAAACAGCTTGCAGAGTTAAAGCTCCCTGCAAAATATCATTTAGCAATTTTAAAAATTGACCGTAAATCGATGGAAGGGATGAATATTCTACCTATTCGATATCAGGAAATGGCTGGTCCGACGAGTATGATTGAGGCGAAGGATCTTCTATATGTGCAAGGTCCACTTGAGAATACCTTGCAGTTTGTGAAAGATTTTCACTTAGAGGTAGATGATGGGGAATCGAATGCAGAGGAGCTTGTTTCAAAACAATTAGGTATTGCAGAAGTATTATTAACTCCGCATTCCAATCTGATAAATGAAACGGTTGGGAGCATTAGTTTCCGAGAAAAATATAATTTAAATATACTAGGTATTAATCGCAAAGGAGAATACGTATTAACTGAAATGGCTGATGTACGATTGAGATTTGGAGATGCACTGTTGGTCCAAGGTGCCTGGGAAGAGATTGAGCTTTTATCCAGGGCAGTAAAAGATGTTGTGATTATAGGGCAGCCAAAAGAGCATGCCAGTATGGCTGCTGCCAGTGGAAAAGCACCAGTTGCTGGAGCTATTATGTTATTTATGATTGGGTTAATGGTTTTTGAAGTGTTCCCAGCAGTCATTTCTGTTCTATTAGCCGCTACTTTAATGGTGATGACTGGTTGTCTTCGTAATATGGATGATGCATATGGCAAGATGAACTGGGAGAGTATTATTTTAATCGCTGCCATGCTTCCAATGGCAACTGCCCTTGAAAAAACGGGTGGTATGGTTATCTTATCCGAGGGAATTGTTAGTCTCCTTGGTGGGTTTGGAGCAATGGGTGTGTTGGCTGGTATTTACTTCGTTACGATGGTATTCGGTCAATTCATTAGCAACACGGCGACAGCAGTTTTATTTGCACCTATAGCGATGACCGCTGCCATTAGTCTAGATGCAAATCCGTATACGTTTTTAATCGCAATTGCTGTTTCATCGAGCATGGCATTTGCAACTCCTGTAGCATCTCCAACCAATGCGTTAGTAATGACCGCAGGTGGGTATAAATTCTTTGATTTTATCAAGGCGGGAATTCCCTTACAAATAGTTATGTTCATCATTATGATGATTGCAATTCCAATTTTTTTCCCATTGTAATTCTAATTCGAAAGGAGTTTCTCTTTAAGAGAGGCTCTTTTTAATCAATAAAGACATCTTGAGTATTTGTGTATAACATTAGGTACAATATTCATCAAACTGACTACACATGCTGGAAGTTTGTTATTCAATAATGTAAGGAGTTGCTGCGGCAATTCCTTTTTTTTATTTTCAAGAAAAACACATCCTGTAAATTATATTGTTTCTTAATTAACATTTAATACTTTCTTAAGACTTTGTTTTCAGGGAGTTAAGTATTAAAGGATACACTATAATTACGTCGACGAATAATAAATGTAAATTGATAACAGGAGGAATTAAGATGAAAAAGCTACTAATATTACTTATTGCAAGTATAGGCCTACTTGGAGCCTGTCAATCAAAAACAAACGAAAATGAAAATGCTATAAAAGAGGGAGAAACGCAAAGTAATGAAATCAAAACTGCAGAAGAGGAGAACAAGTCTGAAAATAAGGTAACAAATGGGCAAGAAATGGCTAGTATTCTTAGTGACACAAATTGGCAAGGAACAAAAGTGTATGATAAAAATAATAATGACTTAACAAAAGAAAACGCAAACTTCATCGGTCTTGCTAAATACGATGTAAAAACAGGAAGATATGAATTTTTTGATGCTATGACAAGTGAAAGTCGTGGTGATAATGGGACTTTCTTTATCACTAATGATGGGACGAAGAGAATATTAATATCAGAGTCGATGAATTACCAGGCAGTTGTTGATATAACAGAGTTAAATGAAGATGTTTTTACTTATAAAAGAATGGGAAAAGATGCTAACGGCAGTGACGTAGAGATATTCGTTGAACATGTTCCTTATAAAGAGAAAGAACTTTCTTTTACTGATCCTGACAAGCAGTTGAACACTACTACTGGTGATATTGTTAAAGACGTTGATGGTGATAAAGTTTTAGGTAGTACACTTTGGAATGGAACAAAGGTATTAGATGAAGAGGGCAATGATGTAACAGAATATAATTTGATGTTTATAAGTCTGGGAAAATTTGATGACAAAACAAATAAATATGAGTTTTTCAACATTGAAACAGGCAAAAGTCGTGGAGATTATGGCTACTTCGATATTGTACACGAAAATAAAGTTAGAGCCCATGTTTCAGTTGGAGATAATAAGTATGGTGCCACTCTCGAAATTACCGAACTAAATAATAATAAGTTTACGTATAAAAGAATTGGTAAAGACAAAGATGGCAAGGATATAACTGTATTCGTTGAGCATGAATCTTATAAAGGTGAACTTAAACCAACATTTACTATATAGTTAAAGTGGAACGGTGATTTCCGTTCCCTTTTTAGGTTGGCTCGGATAGTTGTCACAAAACTTGAATAATAATACGAATATTTTTACTCTTTAGGAGGGATTGCATGTCAATCCGTATGAGAATGTTATTATCCTATACAGCCATGTTAGTTGTAACAATGGGGCTTTTTATAATTAGTGGATTGTTGATGATTTTAGCGATTACAGGGGATATAGGTAGTGTAAAACACTTATTTGCAAATCATTACACGCATAAGCCGATAACAGCACAAGAAGAAAATGTGTTTTTGGACTTAAAATATCTAGCGAAAAAACAACCAAATCAATTATTAAATGAAGGTCCTTTAAAGTTATATGATGAGATGTTAAAAGATGTACCAGCTGGTCTTATAATCCTTAAAGGTGATGAAATGATTTATAAGACAGATAGGCTAATCTCGATAACAAGTGCAAATGACCTTCCTTCCTTTGAGCCTTCCAATATAAATGTTAGAGATACGATTAGTTTAGGAAAATATTATTTTTCTTATGTTAAATTTGACTTTTATTATCAGGATAAAGAAGAAGGTAGCATATTTGTCATAAAGAAAGTTAGCCCATATGCCGCGTTATCAAAGAATCTATTTCCTATATTAGCTGGTGTTTTACTCCTTTTATTAATTGTAACTAACGGAATACTTAATTACTTGGTTACTAGAAGTATTGTAAAACCTTTGGATTCATTGAAATTTGCGACAGAAGAAATAAGTGAAGGAAATTTAAACTTTAAAATGACTGCAATTACAAAGGATGAAATTGGACAGCTTAGTATGGCTTTTGAAGAAATGCGTCAAAAATTAAAAGAATCAGTAGACTTGCAGTTAAAATACGAAGAAAACCGTAAGGAACTTATTTCAAATATTTCTCATGATTTGAGAACTCCAATTACGGCCATAAAAGGATATGTAGAGGGGATTAAAGATGGAGTTGCTGATACTCCCCAAAAAATGGACAAATATCTTTCAACAATTTACAGAAGGGCGTCTGATATGGATTCCCTAATTGATGATTTATTTCTTTTTTCAAAGCTCGATCTAAGAAAGATCCAATTTAACTTTGAAGAAATTAATATTGTTCGTTATATCGAGCACTTTATTGAAGAACTAAGCTGGGATCTTGAAGAACAAGGTATCCAAGTACAATTTAATGTTCATATGGATAATTTTCAAGAGTTAGTGATAGCTGATAGGGAAAAATTAAGGCGTGTATTAGCCAATATTATTCAAAATTCCATAAAACATATGAAAAATGAAGAAAGAATTTTACGAATTTCTGTAACCCATAAAGGTGAAAATATGGAGATTAAAATTAGTGACAACGGCAATGGGATTGAACCTACAGCTCTTCCGTATATTTTTGATCGATTTTATCGCGAGGATAGTGCGCGAAATGTTACAACAGGTGGAAGTGGTCTTGGTTTAGCCATTGCAAAACAAATTATTTGTGAGCACGGTGGAGAAATTTGGGCAACGAGTGAATTAGGTAAAGGAACGGACATTTACTTCACACTTAAATATGTCAGAAAAAGAGGTGAACGGATTGAAAAAAATTTTAATTATTGAGGATGACCCTAGCATTGGAGAATTACAAAGAGATTATCTTGTCATTAATGATTATGAGGTTAACCTAGTTGACTCAGGAAAGGTTGGTCTCGAACAAGCGCTTACCGTTGAATATGATTTGATAATTATTGATCTTATGTTACCCCATGTAGATGGTTTTGAAATTTGTAGACAAGTACGGGAAGTAAAGGATATACCGATTTTAATCGTTTCAGCTAAAAAAGAAGATATCGATAAAATTAGAGGTCTCGGTCTTGGGGCAGATGATTATGTGATTAAACCGTTCAGTCCAAGTGAGCTTGTTGCTAGAGTAAAGGCACACTTGGCCCGCTATGACCGTTTAAGTGGTAATAAGCAACAAGATAAAAAAGAAATATGTATCAGAGGATTAAGAATTGATGAGACATCACGTAGAGTTTATGTAAATAATAGTGAAGTCAATTTAACCGGTAAAGAATTTGATCTACTAGCATTTCTTGCGAAGCGTCCAAATCGTGTTTTTAGTAAGGAAGAACTTTTTGAGTTAATATGGGGACTTGAATTAACGGGAGATACTACGACTGTGACTGTCCATATCCGAAAAATACGAGGAAAAATTGAAATTGACCCTGCAAATCCTCAGTTTATTGAAACTGTATGGGGTGCAGGTTATCGATTTTCTGTATAAATATGAAAAAATACCTTGTAGGAAGAGGAGAAAAGGTGATTTTAAAAAAAGTATTATTTCTATTCATAATTCCATTGTTTTTAATAGGGTGTCAAAACACGAAAGAATCGAATGAAATTGACAATACTCCAGAGGTAAATGGGGACAAAATGAATGAACAATTTTTTCAAGCAGTAGAACATGGAAATATATCTAAGATTAAGAGTCTATCGGAGTCAGGGTTAGATATAAATATTATAGACAATAAGGGTAGAACTGCAGTCATGATTGCTACTTATGCCAACGATCCAGAAACAGTAAAGGTCTTAATCGATTATGGTGCAGATTTAGACATTCAAGATGATATGAAAAACAATCCTTTTTTATATGCAGGAGCAGAGGGCTTTTTAGAAATTTTAAGGATGACAATTGACGCGGGTGCTAATCCAAACCTTTTAAATAGATACGGTGGCACAGCACTTATTCCTGCTTCAGAACATGGCTATGTGGAAGTAGTAAAGGAACTTCTAGAGAACACCGATATCGATGTGAATCATGTTAATAATTTAGGTTGGACTGCAATGATGGAAGCGATTGTTCTAAGCGAAGGGGGCAAAATACACCAGGAAACAATTAAATTATTAATTGAACATGGAGCAGATGTGAACATATCCGACTCAAAAGGAGTCACTCCGCTTCAACATGCGAAAGATAGAGGTTTTGAAGAAATCGAAAAAATACTTCTTCATGCTGGAGCGGAGTGATGGAGTTTTAGCACCTTTTTATATTAAATAGGTCTTTAACTGTTTCAAATATGGTTTTTGTAGAAGCAGGCTGCTCCGGAGAAGTTGTTACAATTTTTGGGTACTTTTATTACAAATGCTTAATAGATAGGAGAAGAATATGGAAAAATATTGGATAAAAAACGTTCGACTAGAAAAAGGTTATAAATATGAAGATGGTGTAATTTCATGCACTTTAACAGAGATCTGTCATATTCGAGTGGAAGATGGCAAGATTACGAATATAGTTCCTTTCGACACGATTATAAATGACGATCTAATAAAATATGATTCAAACCAAATGCTAATGTTACCAACTTTTAAGGAAATGCACATACATATCGATAAAACTTATTACGGTGGTCCATGGAAGGCAATACAACCAGCAACAAGTATTTTTGATAAATTCGATGAAGAAAAAGACCTACTGCCAAAACTTTTACCAACTGCCCAGTACAGAGCGGAAAAAATATTGGAGACTTTACTTAGTTTCGGTTCGACACATGTACGTACTCACTGTAACATAGACCCGGTTATTGGATTGTCAAATCTAGAAGCAACAATGCAAGCACTAGAGAATTTTTCAGGAAAGCTTTCCCATGAAATTGTGGCTTTTCCCCAACATGGACTTTTACGTTCTAATTCTGTTGCCAAAGTTAGACAAGCTTTAAAGCAAGGTGCAACAATAGTTGGTGGTGTTGATCCAGGTAGTGTTGATGATAATATCGAAAAATCATTACAAATAATCATGGATATTGCAGTAGAAGCAAATGCAGGTATAGATATCCACCTCCATGACAGGGACACGTTAGGAATGTTAGCTATGAACCGTCTTGCAGATCTCACAGAAGAGGCGAAATGGCATGGAAAAGTAACCGTAAGTCATGCCTTTGGATTTGCTGGACAGTCAAGTGATGGTTCTGCAGAACTTGCTGAACGCTTTGCTAAGCTAGGTATATCA carries:
- a CDS encoding translation initiation factor 2, yielding MTNNENNNDQKDQDSNGISTLELAVWGALLATLGDAISAIAAVQSLKEEKQEQNNNKNMQKQIDYLTNEVKLLKKQINNGRSWHS
- a CDS encoding alpha/beta fold hydrolase; amino-acid sequence: MSKWNREMIETSRGRFEVFVKGEGEPICITHHYSEFNESGDYFAETFTDIGKVFLVNLKDSGSSDKAEHGYELSMIDAVLDLEEIRKVKGFPSWTFAGHSTGGMIGVLYGIHFSSFLKSLFLVGSSAREYSSSSSKCIYNEGHPNFKRMQELLELLKLPSLEEDERNRLAKERTQLSLFKPENYDLYFSDNIMKKVSANRLNFFSREQLIFDVTRQLSSVKTRTIILCGRHDAQCPVDFSIEMNELISDASLHIFEQSNHYPFLEEEFEFKRVLKSVY
- a CDS encoding tetratricopeptide repeat protein, whose product is MNTNQKALELFEQNEYEKALELFRHAAKESRNIQSLNNLAWMYSYEVEDDNKALVLVKEVIQMQPLSYFPYSLLGEIYLRQKKWKLSSDALSKSISIQPSKEAYQNLAVAKYYLEELEEASVNFLRAAGNSDVVMFYHVKCLIELEKKSEAKEKLDAFYEEADDFIGEVAVADLYVELGCFNEAIQWFEKGWKEYWKTPDWISRFVYALFQTEDITRINEVIEESILQKDEEIKSAHEEECDENWTESDKEEHINQLLEEKNEYEYMVDRISSGHIPLIEFEPEITGACYLFGCKRHNHPDYQE
- a CDS encoding putative zinc-binding protein, encoding MKKSNLPIVYSCSGCSSAAQTANLIALKMDRENIAEMSCIAGVGGDVKPLVRTAKSGREIIAIDGCPLACCKHSLARHDVQPSHHFLLSDFNVPKKLGVDPDPNLFLNAYDKILELSN
- a CDS encoding SLC13 family permease yields the protein MQLTITFVVLGISIVLFISNRVRADLVAILALLAFVISGVLEPTEALVGFSNSVVIMIAGLFVVGAGIVRTGLAQSAGNLLLKWSGKSEKKLFVLLLIITGSVGSFMSNTGVVALMLPIVISIAISINSSPSKYLIPLSYISSLSGLMTLIATPANLIVSQVLVDNGFEKLSFFEITPLGIIGITTGILYFLFVRKYVLPDDKRKNNAGEGHKLSPKQLAADYELGGNLHRIRVVEESSIIGKQLAELKLPAKYHLAILKIDRKSMEGMNILPIRYQEMAGPTSMIEAKDLLYVQGPLENTLQFVKDFHLEVDDGESNAEELVSKQLGIAEVLLTPHSNLINETVGSISFREKYNLNILGINRKGEYVLTEMADVRLRFGDALLVQGAWEEIELLSRAVKDVVIIGQPKEHASMAAASGKAPVAGAIMLFMIGLMVFEVFPAVISVLLAATLMVMTGCLRNMDDAYGKMNWESIILIAAMLPMATALEKTGGMVILSEGIVSLLGGFGAMGVLAGIYFVTMVFGQFISNTATAVLFAPIAMTAAISLDANPYTFLIAIAVSSSMAFATPVASPTNALVMTAGGYKFFDFIKAGIPLQIVMFIIMMIAIPIFFPL
- a CDS encoding DUF4822 domain-containing protein translates to MKKLLILLIASIGLLGACQSKTNENENAIKEGETQSNEIKTAEEENKSENKVTNGQEMASILSDTNWQGTKVYDKNNNDLTKENANFIGLAKYDVKTGRYEFFDAMTSESRGDNGTFFITNDGTKRILISESMNYQAVVDITELNEDVFTYKRMGKDANGSDVEIFVEHVPYKEKELSFTDPDKQLNTTTGDIVKDVDGDKVLGSTLWNGTKVLDEEGNDVTEYNLMFISLGKFDDKTNKYEFFNIETGKSRGDYGYFDIVHENKVRAHVSVGDNKYGATLEITELNNNKFTYKRIGKDKDGKDITVFVEHESYKGELKPTFTI
- a CDS encoding sensor histidine kinase: MSIRMRMLLSYTAMLVVTMGLFIISGLLMILAITGDIGSVKHLFANHYTHKPITAQEENVFLDLKYLAKKQPNQLLNEGPLKLYDEMLKDVPAGLIILKGDEMIYKTDRLISITSANDLPSFEPSNINVRDTISLGKYYFSYVKFDFYYQDKEEGSIFVIKKVSPYAALSKNLFPILAGVLLLLLIVTNGILNYLVTRSIVKPLDSLKFATEEISEGNLNFKMTAITKDEIGQLSMAFEEMRQKLKESVDLQLKYEENRKELISNISHDLRTPITAIKGYVEGIKDGVADTPQKMDKYLSTIYRRASDMDSLIDDLFLFSKLDLRKIQFNFEEINIVRYIEHFIEELSWDLEEQGIQVQFNVHMDNFQELVIADREKLRRVLANIIQNSIKHMKNEERILRISVTHKGENMEIKISDNGNGIEPTALPYIFDRFYREDSARNVTTGGSGLGLAIAKQIICEHGGEIWATSELGKGTDIYFTLKYVRKRGERIEKNFNY
- a CDS encoding response regulator transcription factor; this encodes MKKILIIEDDPSIGELQRDYLVINDYEVNLVDSGKVGLEQALTVEYDLIIIDLMLPHVDGFEICRQVREVKDIPILIVSAKKEDIDKIRGLGLGADDYVIKPFSPSELVARVKAHLARYDRLSGNKQQDKKEICIRGLRIDETSRRVYVNNSEVNLTGKEFDLLAFLAKRPNRVFSKEELFELIWGLELTGDTTTVTVHIRKIRGKIEIDPANPQFIETVWGAGYRFSV
- a CDS encoding ankyrin repeat domain-containing protein, which codes for MLKKVLFLFIIPLFLIGCQNTKESNEIDNTPEVNGDKMNEQFFQAVEHGNISKIKSLSESGLDINIIDNKGRTAVMIATYANDPETVKVLIDYGADLDIQDDMKNNPFLYAGAEGFLEILRMTIDAGANPNLLNRYGGTALIPASEHGYVEVVKELLENTDIDVNHVNNLGWTAMMEAIVLSEGGKIHQETIKLLIEHGADVNISDSKGVTPLQHAKDRGFEEIEKILLHAGAE
- a CDS encoding amidohydrolase family protein is translated as MEKYWIKNVRLEKGYKYEDGVISCTLTEICHIRVEDGKITNIVPFDTIINDDLIKYDSNQMLMLPTFKEMHIHIDKTYYGGPWKAIQPATSIFDKFDEEKDLLPKLLPTAQYRAEKILETLLSFGSTHVRTHCNIDPVIGLSNLEATMQALENFSGKLSHEIVAFPQHGLLRSNSVAKVRQALKQGATIVGGVDPGSVDDNIEKSLQIIMDIAVEANAGIDIHLHDRDTLGMLAMNRLADLTEEAKWHGKVTVSHAFGFAGQSSDGSAELAERFAKLGISITSSVPIGNLIMPIPMLREKCVKVELGTDSLTDHWSPFGNGDNLEKAGRLAELYHHVDELSLSQSLGYITGGITPLDKEGNQVWPQVGDKASVVFVDASCSAEAVARRSKKRVVLFNGNIVSGSF